One Tenebrio molitor chromosome 2, icTenMoli1.1, whole genome shotgun sequence genomic region harbors:
- the LOC138124406 gene encoding poly(A) RNA polymerase, mitochondrial-like isoform X1 produces the protein MIGEKPLFGELVCRLGVLLLISRQETVKPNLTNHECSLRHVRLRFEPPIRSMSVLLSTQIQNGLKTTFRRHLKIKLSQPNDGVRYAGGLSQKVKEEENEKSFTPFMSLIKSRRAEARKSVLVQVQSAQSFKELHSYCSSIGTVKQMLHYTVGVEPMNFIIVEFASEKDVQDILQKSSHVEDSQVVPVSSQFLWFRASNRKLPKLKQSKNATLTVENGNVSLKSTEISDLIRKCDSVSHQMNVLYDATKLNDIGTRLKFLTACQVENCVRGMFPTAKAFPFGSSVNGYGKMGCDLDLVLRLSDEKLQIKDDARLMFHCKATLGSERTASQRNMEAMGDLLQLFLPGCSQVRRILQARVPIIKYYQQFTDVECDLSMSNMSGVHMSDFLYIMGSIDERVRPLIFTIRKWACEIGLTNSSPGRWITNFSLTLLVIAFLQKPINSAPILPSLNYLVKLAEPDDRYVTEDGINCTFLRDINKLQKPTENTDSLQSLLVQFFEFYSQFDFTSKAICLNDAVSITKPEHCAMYIVNPLERGLNVSKNVSLEELERFKVEAKNAAWLLESQETRTENWGLLSIFENKRKSSSVLNFSCQNKQGRLMDVSALFDENSEEPIQFKNETVRNQVENIKNEKKNKLKELQKLIR, from the exons ATGATCGGCGAGAAACCTTTATTTGGGGAGCTCGTGTGTCGTTTGGGCGTTTTATTGCTCATTTCTAGGCAAGAAACGgttaaacctaacctcacaaatcaCGAATGTTCCCTTAGACACGTCCGTTTGAGGTTTGAGCCCCCGATTAGAAGCATGTCGGTTCTTCTATCGACTCAAATTCAAAACGGTTTAAAAACCACATTTAGGagacatttaaaaatcaaattatcacAACCGAATGATGGGGTCAGATACGCTGGCGGGTTGTCACAGAAAG ttaaagAGGAGGAAAATGAGAAAAGCTTCACTCCATTTATGAGTCTAATCAAGTCAAGACGCGCTGAAGCGAGAAAAAGTGTTTTAGTGCAGGTGCAGTCAGCACAATCCTTTAAGGAACTGCACTCTTACTGCAGTTCTATCGGTACTGTCAAACAAATGTTACATTACACTGTTGGAGTGGAGCCTATG AATTTTATCATAGTGGAATTTGCATCAGAAAAGGATGTTCAGGACATTCTGCAAAAAAGCTCACATGTAGAGGACAGTCAAGTTGTTCCTGTCAGTTCACAGTTTTTGTGGTTTAGGGCTTCAAATAGAAAACTCCCAAAGTTAAAACAAAGCAAAAATGCCACTTTAACTGTAGAAAATGGGAATGTTTCCTTGAAGTCAACTGAAATAAGTGATTTGATAAGAAAGTGTGACTCA gTTTCTCACCAAATGAATGTTCTGTATGATGCAACTAAATTAAATGATATTgggacaagattaaaatttttgactgCTTGCCAAGTAGAAAATTGTGTAAGAGGGATGTTCCCTACTGCTAAAGCATTTCCATTTGGCTCTTCTGTTAATGGATATGGAAAAATGGGTTGTGACTTGGATCTAGTTTTAAGACTGTCAGATGAAAAA TTGCAGATTAAAGATGATGCCAGACTGATGTTCCACTGTAAAGCAACTCTTGGATCTGAAAGAACAGCTTCCCAAAGAAACATGGAAGCAATGGGAGACTTGCTACAATTATTTCTACCAGGTTGTTCCCAAGTCAGAAGAATATTGCAAGCTAGGGTCCCCATAATTAAATACTATCAGCAATTCACAGATGTTGAATGTGATCTATCCATgtcaaatat GTCTGGCGTCCACATGTCTGACTTTTTATACATAATGGGTTCCATTGATGAGAGAGTGCGCCCTTTAATTTTCACCATCAGGAAATGGGCGTGTGAAATAGGTTTAACAAATTCTTCCCCAGGAAGATGGATcacaaatttttctttgacCCTGTTAGTGATAGCTTTTCTCCAAAAACCCATCAATTCTGCCCCAATATTACCGTCGTTAAATTACTTAGTCAAACTAGCTGAACCCGACGACCGTTATGTGACTGAAGACGGCATTAACTGCACATTTCTTAGAGACATAAACAAACTGCAAAAACCGACTGAAAACACGGACAGTCTCCAATCTCTATTggtccaattttttgaattttattctcAATTTGATTTTACATCGAAAGCCATCTGCTTGAACGACGCCGTTTCTATAACAAAACCAGAGCACTGCGCCATGTACATCGTGAATCCCCTAGAGAGGGGGCTCAACGTTAGCAAAAACGTCAGTTTAGAGGAACTGGAGAGGTTCAAGGTCGAGGCGAAAAACGCGGCTTGGTTGCTGGAATCGCAAGAAACTCGAACAGAAAACTGGGGGCTGTTGTCGATATTCGAAAACAAGAGAAAATCTAGCAGCGTGTTGAATTTTTCGTGTCAAAACAAGCAAGGAAGGCTGATGGACGTGAGCGCGCTTTTCGACGAAAACTCGGAAGAACcgattcaatttaaaaatgagaCGGTCAGGAACCAggtagaaaatataaaaaacgaaaagaaaaacaaattgaaagaactgcaaaaattaattaggtaA
- the tun gene encoding protein N-terminal glutamine amidohydrolase isoform X1, protein MASDSKNQLIQRPNSENNQISKKNPISLFLKHSECSHVSCYCEENVYKLCQDVSSRHSGEINKCFVVFVSNPSRTVPLWRQRSGKDEDRLVIWDYHVIFLYHPEPEKCLVYDLDSELPFPTYVHKYVTETFRTDHILKPDYFRYFRVIPANEFLKEFASDRRHMKRPDGTWIKPPPNYPAIQTATNTHNLEDYIQMDSSKGPGQVLSLTQFVQRFYKPAT, encoded by the exons ATGGCGTCCGATTCTAAAAACCAACTAATACAACGACCCAATTCagaaaacaatcaaatttccaagaaaaatcCCATTAGTCTGTTTCTGAAGCACTCGGAATGCTCGCACGTCTCGTGTTATTG CGAAGAAAACGTGTACAAGTTGTGTCAAGACGTGTCGTCCAGACACTCCGGCGAGATAAACAAGTGTTTTGTAGTTTTCGTGTCGAACCCCAGCAGGACCGTGCCGTTGTGGAGGCAGCGTTCAGGAAAGGACGAGGACAGACTGGTCATTTGG GATTATCACgtgatttttttgtatcatCCTGAACCGGAAAAATGTTTAGTTTACGATTTAGACTCCGAATTGCCGTTTCCGACGTACGTTCACAAGTACGTGACGGAGACTTTCCGCACGGACCACATTTTGAAACCCGACTATTTCAG ATATTTTAGAGTGATTCCGGCAAACGAATTTTTGAAAGAATTTGCGTCCGACAGGAGGCACATGAAGAGGCCCGACGGGACGTGGATCAAGCCACCACCGAATTATCCCGCGATTCAGACAGCCA CCAATACCCACAATCTTGAAGATTACATACAAATGGATTCTAGTAAGGGCCCTGGACAGGTACTGAGCTTGACTCAATTTGTGCAACGCTTCTACAAGCCCGCAACATAG
- the LOC138124025 gene encoding uncharacterized protein → MISILVLLLLGVATSRHISYYDDDTSDRPIMTKSQERRICAELCMAGLGGEPCGDECLDVIPQGLPIESSQSNDDHTQANYTRKDACPLLCANRLGYPLCGCNYTQETTPFFTVDFLQICLHFCTSYNYRIYGCNECGYYANLTGYGNDGIVGISGQTSRKAYDWNAWCIQMCEDGDGGSACYCDLLPMSLHLK, encoded by the coding sequence GATATCAATACTGGTCCTGCTCCTGCTAGGCGTGGCCACCTCAAGACACATCAGTTACTATGACGACGACACGAGCGACCGACCAATAATGACCAAGTCCCAGGAGCGTCGCATCTGCGCCGAGCTGTGCATGGCAGGGTTGGGGGGCGAGCCTTGCGGAGACGAATGCTTGGACGTGATCCCCCAAGGACTGCCGATAGAATCGTCTCAGTCCAACGACGACCATACCCAGGCCAACTACACGCGGAAGGACGCCTGTCCGTTGTTGTGCGCGAACCGGCTCGGGTATCCCCTGTGCGGCTGCAACTACACCCAGGAGACGACGCCCTTCTTCACGGTCGACTTCCTGCAGATCTGCCTCCACTTCTGCACCTCGTACAACTACAGGATCTACGGGTGCAACGAGTGCGGCTACTACGCCAACCTCACGGGCTACGGCAACGACGGCATCGTGGGCATCAGCGGCCAGACCTCCCGGAAGGCCTACGACTGGAACGCGTGGTGCATACAGATGTGCGAGGACGGAGATGGGGGCTCCGCTTGCTACTGCGACCTTCTCCCCATGTCCCTTCACTTGAAGTAG
- the LOC138124406 gene encoding poly(A) RNA polymerase, mitochondrial-like isoform X2 — protein sequence MIGEKPLFGELVCRLGVLLLISRQETVKPNLTNHECSLRHVRLRFEPPIRSMSVLLSTQIQNGLKTTFRRHLKIKLSQPNDGVRYAGGLSQKVKEEENEKSFTPFMSLIKSRRAEARKSVLVQVQSAQSFKELHSYCSSIGTVKQMLHYTVGVEPMNFIIVEFASEKDVQDILQKSSHVEDSQVVPVSSQFLWFRASNRKLPKLKQSKNATLTVENGNVSLKSTEISDLIRKCDSVSHQMNVLYDATKLNDIGTRLKFLTACQVENCVRGMFPTAKAFPFGSSVNGYGKMGCDLDLVLRLSDEKIKDDARLMFHCKATLGSERTASQRNMEAMGDLLQLFLPGCSQVRRILQARVPIIKYYQQFTDVECDLSMSNMSGVHMSDFLYIMGSIDERVRPLIFTIRKWACEIGLTNSSPGRWITNFSLTLLVIAFLQKPINSAPILPSLNYLVKLAEPDDRYVTEDGINCTFLRDINKLQKPTENTDSLQSLLVQFFEFYSQFDFTSKAICLNDAVSITKPEHCAMYIVNPLERGLNVSKNVSLEELERFKVEAKNAAWLLESQETRTENWGLLSIFENKRKSSSVLNFSCQNKQGRLMDVSALFDENSEEPIQFKNETVRNQVENIKNEKKNKLKELQKLIR from the exons ATGATCGGCGAGAAACCTTTATTTGGGGAGCTCGTGTGTCGTTTGGGCGTTTTATTGCTCATTTCTAGGCAAGAAACGgttaaacctaacctcacaaatcaCGAATGTTCCCTTAGACACGTCCGTTTGAGGTTTGAGCCCCCGATTAGAAGCATGTCGGTTCTTCTATCGACTCAAATTCAAAACGGTTTAAAAACCACATTTAGGagacatttaaaaatcaaattatcacAACCGAATGATGGGGTCAGATACGCTGGCGGGTTGTCACAGAAAG ttaaagAGGAGGAAAATGAGAAAAGCTTCACTCCATTTATGAGTCTAATCAAGTCAAGACGCGCTGAAGCGAGAAAAAGTGTTTTAGTGCAGGTGCAGTCAGCACAATCCTTTAAGGAACTGCACTCTTACTGCAGTTCTATCGGTACTGTCAAACAAATGTTACATTACACTGTTGGAGTGGAGCCTATG AATTTTATCATAGTGGAATTTGCATCAGAAAAGGATGTTCAGGACATTCTGCAAAAAAGCTCACATGTAGAGGACAGTCAAGTTGTTCCTGTCAGTTCACAGTTTTTGTGGTTTAGGGCTTCAAATAGAAAACTCCCAAAGTTAAAACAAAGCAAAAATGCCACTTTAACTGTAGAAAATGGGAATGTTTCCTTGAAGTCAACTGAAATAAGTGATTTGATAAGAAAGTGTGACTCA gTTTCTCACCAAATGAATGTTCTGTATGATGCAACTAAATTAAATGATATTgggacaagattaaaatttttgactgCTTGCCAAGTAGAAAATTGTGTAAGAGGGATGTTCCCTACTGCTAAAGCATTTCCATTTGGCTCTTCTGTTAATGGATATGGAAAAATGGGTTGTGACTTGGATCTAGTTTTAAGACTGTCAGATGAAAAA ATTAAAGATGATGCCAGACTGATGTTCCACTGTAAAGCAACTCTTGGATCTGAAAGAACAGCTTCCCAAAGAAACATGGAAGCAATGGGAGACTTGCTACAATTATTTCTACCAGGTTGTTCCCAAGTCAGAAGAATATTGCAAGCTAGGGTCCCCATAATTAAATACTATCAGCAATTCACAGATGTTGAATGTGATCTATCCATgtcaaatat GTCTGGCGTCCACATGTCTGACTTTTTATACATAATGGGTTCCATTGATGAGAGAGTGCGCCCTTTAATTTTCACCATCAGGAAATGGGCGTGTGAAATAGGTTTAACAAATTCTTCCCCAGGAAGATGGATcacaaatttttctttgacCCTGTTAGTGATAGCTTTTCTCCAAAAACCCATCAATTCTGCCCCAATATTACCGTCGTTAAATTACTTAGTCAAACTAGCTGAACCCGACGACCGTTATGTGACTGAAGACGGCATTAACTGCACATTTCTTAGAGACATAAACAAACTGCAAAAACCGACTGAAAACACGGACAGTCTCCAATCTCTATTggtccaattttttgaattttattctcAATTTGATTTTACATCGAAAGCCATCTGCTTGAACGACGCCGTTTCTATAACAAAACCAGAGCACTGCGCCATGTACATCGTGAATCCCCTAGAGAGGGGGCTCAACGTTAGCAAAAACGTCAGTTTAGAGGAACTGGAGAGGTTCAAGGTCGAGGCGAAAAACGCGGCTTGGTTGCTGGAATCGCAAGAAACTCGAACAGAAAACTGGGGGCTGTTGTCGATATTCGAAAACAAGAGAAAATCTAGCAGCGTGTTGAATTTTTCGTGTCAAAACAAGCAAGGAAGGCTGATGGACGTGAGCGCGCTTTTCGACGAAAACTCGGAAGAACcgattcaatttaaaaatgagaCGGTCAGGAACCAggtagaaaatataaaaaacgaaaagaaaaacaaattgaaagaactgcaaaaattaattaggtaA
- the Txl gene encoding thioredoxin-like protein 1 isoform X2 produces the protein MGTIKVINDELHFQTELSNASTRLVVADFTASWCGPCQRIAPIFQQLSTKYAKAVFLKIDVDKCQETAAMQGVSAMPTFIFYRNRTKVDTLRGADPTALENKIQQYYGSEDGDEAEAVSGHMDLQSFIMKAQCECLNESDEHSLEHGLNSGGGYLQSDCDEQLIISIAFNQAVKIHSLKVKAPADKGPKTIRIFINQPRTLDFDLADSYTSVQDLELTPEDLEGNPVNLRYVKFQNVQNIQFFVKDNQAGGEVTQIDHFAIIGSPINTTNMGDFKRVAGKKGESH, from the exons ATGGGCACAATCAAAGTAATAAACGACGAACTCCATTTCCAGACGGAATTATCAAACGCTTCCACTCGGCTCGTCGTGGCCGATTTCACTGCCAGTTG GTGCGGCCCCTGCCAAAGAATAGCACCGATTTTTCAACAGTTGTCTACGAAATACGCGAAGGCGGTGTTTTTGAAGATCGATGTGGATAAATGCCAGGAGACTGCCGCGATGCAAGGTGTTTCGGCGATGCCTACTTTTATCTTCTACAGGAACAGG ACAAAAGTTGATACACTGAGAGGGGCAGACCCAACAGCGCtggaaaacaaaattcagCAATATTATGGGTCGGAGGATGGTGATGAAGCTGAAGCTGTTTCTGGACAT ATGGACTTGCAATCTTTCATTATGAAAGCACAATGTGAGTGTTTGAATGAAAGTGATGAACATTCTTTAGAACATGGTCTCAACTCTGGGGGTGGTTATCTGCAGTCAGACTGTGATGAACAA ttaattatttcaattgCATTTAACCAAGCTGTGAAGATTCACAGTTTGAAGGTCAAAGCTCCAGCTGATAAAGGTCCTAAAACTATTAGAATATTTATCAATCAACCAAGAACCTTGGATTTTGATCTGGCTGACAGCTACACAAGTGTTCAAGATTTAGA attAACTCCAGAGGATTTAGAAGGCAATCCTGTTAATCTTCGCTATGTTAAgtttcaaaatgttcaaaacattcagttttttgTGAAGGATAATCAAGCAGGAGGTGAAGTTACACAGATTGACCACTTTGCAATAATAGGATCTCCAATCAATACCACAAATATGGGCGACTTCAAGAGAGTTGCTGGAAAGAAGGGGGAGAGTCACTAA
- the Txl gene encoding thioredoxin-like protein 1 isoform X1 — protein sequence MGTIKVINDELHFQTELSNASTRLVVADFTASWCGPCQRIAPIFQQLSTKYAKAVFLKIDVDKCQETAAMQGVSAMPTFIFYRNRTKVDTLRGADPTALENKIQQYYGSEDGDEAEAVSGHVSSGRVVEDFVKLMFQMDLQSFIMKAQCECLNESDEHSLEHGLNSGGGYLQSDCDEQLIISIAFNQAVKIHSLKVKAPADKGPKTIRIFINQPRTLDFDLADSYTSVQDLELTPEDLEGNPVNLRYVKFQNVQNIQFFVKDNQAGGEVTQIDHFAIIGSPINTTNMGDFKRVAGKKGESH from the exons ATGGGCACAATCAAAGTAATAAACGACGAACTCCATTTCCAGACGGAATTATCAAACGCTTCCACTCGGCTCGTCGTGGCCGATTTCACTGCCAGTTG GTGCGGCCCCTGCCAAAGAATAGCACCGATTTTTCAACAGTTGTCTACGAAATACGCGAAGGCGGTGTTTTTGAAGATCGATGTGGATAAATGCCAGGAGACTGCCGCGATGCAAGGTGTTTCGGCGATGCCTACTTTTATCTTCTACAGGAACAGG ACAAAAGTTGATACACTGAGAGGGGCAGACCCAACAGCGCtggaaaacaaaattcagCAATATTATGGGTCGGAGGATGGTGATGAAGCTGAAGCTGTTTCTGGACATGTGAGTAGTGGTAGAGTGGTCGAGGATTTTGTTAAACTGATGTTTCAGATGGACTTGCAATCTTTCATTATGAAAGCACAATGTGAGTGTTTGAATGAAAGTGATGAACATTCTTTAGAACATGGTCTCAACTCTGGGGGTGGTTATCTGCAGTCAGACTGTGATGAACAA ttaattatttcaattgCATTTAACCAAGCTGTGAAGATTCACAGTTTGAAGGTCAAAGCTCCAGCTGATAAAGGTCCTAAAACTATTAGAATATTTATCAATCAACCAAGAACCTTGGATTTTGATCTGGCTGACAGCTACACAAGTGTTCAAGATTTAGA attAACTCCAGAGGATTTAGAAGGCAATCCTGTTAATCTTCGCTATGTTAAgtttcaaaatgttcaaaacattcagttttttgTGAAGGATAATCAAGCAGGAGGTGAAGTTACACAGATTGACCACTTTGCAATAATAGGATCTCCAATCAATACCACAAATATGGGCGACTTCAAGAGAGTTGCTGGAAAGAAGGGGGAGAGTCACTAA
- the tun gene encoding protein N-terminal glutamine amidohydrolase isoform X2, with protein MERLATFSIEREENVYKLCQDVSSRHSGEINKCFVVFVSNPSRTVPLWRQRSGKDEDRLVIWDYHVIFLYHPEPEKCLVYDLDSELPFPTYVHKYVTETFRTDHILKPDYFRYFRVIPANEFLKEFASDRRHMKRPDGTWIKPPPNYPAIQTATNTHNLEDYIQMDSSKGPGQVLSLTQFVQRFYKPAT; from the exons ATGGAAAGACTTGCAACTTTCTCGATAGAACG CGAAGAAAACGTGTACAAGTTGTGTCAAGACGTGTCGTCCAGACACTCCGGCGAGATAAACAAGTGTTTTGTAGTTTTCGTGTCGAACCCCAGCAGGACCGTGCCGTTGTGGAGGCAGCGTTCAGGAAAGGACGAGGACAGACTGGTCATTTGG GATTATCACgtgatttttttgtatcatCCTGAACCGGAAAAATGTTTAGTTTACGATTTAGACTCCGAATTGCCGTTTCCGACGTACGTTCACAAGTACGTGACGGAGACTTTCCGCACGGACCACATTTTGAAACCCGACTATTTCAG ATATTTTAGAGTGATTCCGGCAAACGAATTTTTGAAAGAATTTGCGTCCGACAGGAGGCACATGAAGAGGCCCGACGGGACGTGGATCAAGCCACCACCGAATTATCCCGCGATTCAGACAGCCA CCAATACCCACAATCTTGAAGATTACATACAAATGGATTCTAGTAAGGGCCCTGGACAGGTACTGAGCTTGACTCAATTTGTGCAACGCTTCTACAAGCCCGCAACATAG